Below is a window of Ilyobacter polytropus DSM 2926 DNA.
AGGGTTTTTACTGATATTGCAGTCAACATTTCAAAATCGAATTATTTTGAACTTTTGTGCTTTACAAATAAAAAAAGCCAGACACGGTAGATGTCCAGCTTAGAATTTTGGGGTGGCAGCCATCTTGGGGAGATGGCTGCCGGCTAATACTCTTGTTTGAATTGGAAAAGTTTCGACGTCAATTATTTTAGCATAAAATTATAATGTGATAAACCTACCTTTTAGCTATACACTTATTGTATATAATTTTGTGAGTTAAAAAATCTCAATATAATTACAAAACCCCAGGAAATTATACCTGAGGCTTCGATAAGTGGGAATCTTTTAGGGAAAAAATCATCTTAGAGATTTGAAGACTAAATCATAATTGATTCAATATTAACTTAACATTAAATAGTATTTTTCCTTTTTTTTAATAACGAATGTAACTATATTTCTCAGGCAAAAAATTTCCATGTAAATTTTTATGTGGATATAAATTCAGCTTTAAACGGTTTTTAACAAATTATTGGACAAGAAAAAAGGTTGTTGTTGTGAAATAGTCTCAGTTAGTTTCAGAGGTTCTATAGAGACTATAAAATCTATCTAGAGTAGCTATTGAATGTTAGATTGAATGGTTAAATATTATGTATAGGGTATACTTTTTAATAAAAAAATGTTATACTCGTATTTATAAAACTATATTAATAGCAAACCATTGGAAACGATGGGACGCAAAGCTATAGGGCCTTTAATGTGGCAGCCAGTTACCAAAGAAGAAAATTCTTTGTCCACTATTTAGAGTATGGGTTTCTTGCCATATTTTTTTTATTTTTTGTGAAGAATTATAATTTAAAAAAATATTGATAACAGGATTTGAAGTAGGTAGAGAGATGAATATAATAAGAAAAGCCTTCGTTTCATTATATGTAAAAATTGCATTAGGAATATTAGTGGCAGTAACTTCTGCAATTTTTTTGGTTTCATATCTTCATAATGATTTTATTTTTAATTACATAGATACCACTACTGAAAATCAAATTTGTTCTATTTTAGACAGTGCAAATATCTCAAGTTCAATCTTTATTCAAAACGGAGAGTTTAATGACCTTCAGAGAATGGTGGAAAAGATTGCCTCCCATAACTTCATAAAAGAAGTTAAGGTCTACGATAAAAATAAAAAAATTATAGCTTCAGGTACTGGCTATAAAGGTGATGATAATTCAGGGAGTAAAATTTTAGACGAGCTACTAAATGGACAAATACTTGAATATAAAAAATCAAACTTTTCTGAAAATGTCTTCGATATGGCTATTCCAATAAATGAGGTTGGATATAGCAGCATACAAGAAAATGGAATAATTGGAGTCCTTTGCATAAAAGTTGATCTTGGATCTGTAAAAGGCTTTTTTAAACATTTACATTATGATTTTCTTAAAACTATTTTTACAATAGGAGCATTATTTTTATCTGGCATTATTAGTTTGTTATCATTTAAATTATTCACTCCAATTTCAAAGCTTTACAAGGCGGCTCAGGCCATCTCAGAAGGTGATTATAGGCATGTTGTAGATGAATATAGTGAAAGAGAGTTTTATCCTATAATTAAGGGATTCAACAATATGACGGAAAAAATAAGAACAAGAGACGAAGAATTGAAATCACTTCATAAAAAATTGGAAGATCACAATGAACACCTGGAAACTATTGTAACTGAAAGAACAAGTGAATTGAAATTAACGCAAGACATCACAATCAGAAGTCTTGCCAACTTGGCCGAAACTAGAGATAACGAGACAGGAAGTCATATTTTTAGAACTCAGCATTATGTAGAGACACTGGCAGAATATCTTAAGGAAAATCCAAAATTTTCAGAAGAACTAATGTCAAAAAATATTGAATTGATGTTCAGATCTGCACCGCTGCACGATATTGGAAAAGTAGGAATACCAGATAACATTCTCTTAAAACCCTTTGGTCTCACAAAAGAAGAATTCGAGATAATGAAAAAGCATACTACTTACGGCAAAGAAACTATTGAAAAATCTGAAAAATTTATTGGAAATAAGTCATTATTGTCTTTTGCTAAGGAGATTGCATTCTCCCACCATGAAAAATGGAACGGTTCAGGTTATCCA
It encodes the following:
- a CDS encoding HD-GYP domain-containing protein; amino-acid sequence: MNIIRKAFVSLYVKIALGILVAVTSAIFLVSYLHNDFIFNYIDTTTENQICSILDSANISSSIFIQNGEFNDLQRMVEKIASHNFIKEVKVYDKNKKIIASGTGYKGDDNSGSKILDELLNGQILEYKKSNFSENVFDMAIPINEVGYSSIQENGIIGVLCIKVDLGSVKGFFKHLHYDFLKTIFTIGALFLSGIISLLSFKLFTPISKLYKAAQAISEGDYRHVVDEYSEREFYPIIKGFNNMTEKIRTRDEELKSLHKKLEDHNEHLETIVTERTSELKLTQDITIRSLANLAETRDNETGSHIFRTQHYVETLAEYLKENPKFSEELMSKNIELMFRSAPLHDIGKVGIPDNILLKPFGLTKEEFEIMKKHTTYGKETIEKSEKFIGNKSLLSFAKEIAFSHHEKWNGSGYPEGLVGEEIPLSARIMAIADVYDALVSQRPYKKAFTHDEAVRIILEGDGRTSPEHFDPDILTAFSKIHHKFDEIHKKHPDEE